DNA sequence from the Brachybacterium sp. P6-10-X1 genome:
CTGCCAGCGTTCGAACGGGCCGTGCGAGGCCTGGTGGCAGCGCTGGACGACGAGGACGCTCGGGCGGAGGTGCGGTCTTCGCAGTTCCGCCGGCGCATCCAGCTGATCACCGCGACTCCCGAGCTGCGCTCGGCATTGTGGATGTCCGGACAGCAGACCCAGCAGGCGGTCATCGAGGCTCTGACAGGGACGGGCGCGTCGGCCGCTCCGGCGCGCATCGCGGCCGGTGCCCTGATGGGCGCAGCCACGGCCGTCCTGATCGACTGGGGCACCCAGGCCGACGCAGGCGACGCCGACGAAGCCCTGCGGGGCGGTCTGCTCGGCCTGCTGGGCGGTGCCGGATGACGGCGGCCTTGGAGGTGCACGAGGTCCGGCGCGCTCTGCACTCCCGCCCGGTCCTGCACGACCTGGACCTGAGCGTGCAGGCCGGGTCGTGCCGAGCTCTGGTCGGACTCAACGGGGCGGGGAAGACCACTGCTCTGCGGGTCACGCTCGGCATGCTCCGCCCCGACCACGGCTCGGTCCGGATCCACGGACGGGACATCGCGGCGGCCGGGCCCGAGATATGGACTCGGGTGGGGCATCTGGTCGAGATGCCGTTCTCCTACCCCGAGCTGACGG
Encoded proteins:
- a CDS encoding TetR/AcrR family transcriptional regulator → MATSTPGTRERLQQCALALFEARGYAATTVAAIAHEAGVSHMTFFRHFPSKDSVVVGDLFDPMIAAAIANQPAHLPAFERAVRGLVAALDDEDARAEVRSSQFRRRIQLITATPELRSALWMSGQQTQQAVIEALTGTGASAAPARIAAGALMGAATAVLIDWGTQADAGDADEALRGGLLGLLGGAG